In Nicotiana tabacum cultivar K326 chromosome 19, ASM71507v2, whole genome shotgun sequence, one DNA window encodes the following:
- the LOC107767241 gene encoding auxin response factor 23 isoform X5, with product MMAYARVEALLEAQTLHTIKWNRLPRRARYPWEMMIKVEIVACIGNYGLLVLVHWLLFQAVVIWSSIILKVTLNSQMQIEACMNEDGLMPMPAYNVPYKILCRVVSVRLQAEANTDEVFAEITLLPHLGTREPILAERSPLFSRAKTDVHTYSKKLTPSDVNTHGGLSIPKQLADECFPPLNNDQDFPAQDLVAKDLNGLEWKFRHVYRGQSRRHLIRNGWSRFVSAKKLVAGDTLIFVRGKNYELYVAVRRAKKQQTSSSTSILSSHYMQHGMLSNAYHAVSSGTMFTIYYRPWTCPAAFIIPYNQYMKASEIDYEVGMTFNMPFESHELDCGRTVCPIFSGTIVDVKDFDPIRWPGSDWRCLKVKWNHAKLMPVRPERVSPWSIVAIGITKRKRRSFSSYPSKAQPLDPANPFGVKDCLMKSSVEHSPPWNSRVLQGQEKAVNAYEENAFRRPHDLRQPPQRKLRWRRGQVRLENQQHNHILDPWLDFIGKEVHGTSPSSNGFSNLQSSKIPSFASESLSIPKIVDYRNSNSKASKTVNFLEQSKSTSGNSDTQCSRSCTKVLKYGCALGRSIDMSRVKGYGELISELDKLFGFEGSLLDGSKDWHVTYQDREGNTKLLGDYPWSDFQAMVRKMFICPIGADYLADRSF from the exons ATGATGGCATACGCTCGAGTGGAAGCGTTACTTGAAGCTCAGACATTGCATACAATCAAGTGGAACCGTCTTCCAAGGCGGGCCAGGTACCCATGGGAAATGATGATAAAG GTAGAAATAGTGGCTTGCATAGGGAACTATGGCTTGCTTGTTCTGGTCCACTGGTTATTGTTCCAAGCAGTGGTGATATGGTCTTCTATTATCCTCAAGGTCACATTGAACAG CCAAATGCAGATTGAGGCTTGCATGAATGAAGATGGACTTATGCCAATGCCAGCATACAATGTACCATATAAAATTCTTTGTAGGGTTGTTTCTGTCAGGCTACAG GCTGAGGCCAATACAGATGAAGTGTTTGCAGAAATTACTTTGCTTCCTCAT CTAGGGACGAGGGAGCCAATTTTGGCAGAACGCTCTCCTTTATTTTCGCGTGCTAAAACTGATGTGCATACATATAGCAAGAAACTCACTCCATCTGATGTAAACACGCATGGTGGACTCTCCATTCCAAAGCAACTGGCGGATGAATGCTTTCCGCCACTG AATAATGATCAGGATTTCCCAGCACAGGATTTAGTTGCAAAGGATCTGAATGGTTTAGAATGGAAGTTCCGCCATGTTTATCGAG GTCAGTCAAGGCGTCACCTCATAAGAAAcggttggagtaggtttgtaagtGCGAAGAAGCTTGTTGCAGGGGATACCCTTATATTTGTCAG AGGaaaaaattatgaattatatgttGCTGTTCGCCGTGCAAAAAAACAACAAACCAGCTCATCAACATCTATCTTATCAAGCCACTACATGCAACACGGCATGTTGTCTAATGCCTACCATGCTGTTTCCTCTGGGACAATGTTCACCATTTACTACCGCCCTTG GACTTGTCCTGCTGCGTTCATAATTCCTTACAATCAATATATGAAGGCCTCTGAAATCGATTATGAGGTTGGGATGACTTTCAACATGCCATTTGAAAGCCACGAACTAGACTGCGGCAGAACAGTATGCCCAAT ATTTTCAGGTACCATTGTTGATGTTAAAGATTTTGACCCCATTAGATGGCCTGGTTCAGATTGGAGGTGTCTCAAA GTGAAATGGAATCATGCAAAACTAATGCCAGTTCGTCCAGAAAGGGTATCTCCTTGGAGCATTGTAGCCATAGgaataaccaaaagaaaaaggaGGTCTTTTTCTTCCTATCCCAGCAAAGCACAGCCTCTTGATCCAGCAAATCCATTCGGTGTCAAGGACT gcttgaTGAAGAGTTCAGTTGAGCATTCACCTCCGTGGAACTCTAGGGTCTTGCAAGGTCAAGAAAAAGCTGTAAATGCTTATGAAGAGAATGCCTTCAGACGACCTCATGATTTGCGTCAACCACCACAGCGAAAACTTAGATGGAGGCGAGGACAAGTTAGATTGGAGAATCAGCAGCATAACCATATTCTTGATCCGTGGTTAGACTTTATTGGAAAGGAAGTTCATGGCACAAGTCCTTCCAGTAATGGATTTTCCAATTTACAGTCTTCAAAAATACCATCCTTTGCAAGTGAATCTTTGTCTATTCCAAAGATTGTCGATTACAGAAATTCAAATTCTAAAG CTTCTAAGACCGTTAATTTTCTGGAACAGAGTAAAAGCACTTCTGGCAATTCAGACACCCAATGCAGTCGCAGTTGCACAAAG GTACTCAAGTATGGATGTGCTCTTGGAAGATCTATTGACATGTCACGTGTAAAGGGGTATGGGGAACTCATTTCTGAACTCGACAAGCTGTTTGGATTTGAAGGGTCTCTTCTGGATGGTAGCAAGGATTGGCATGTAACCTATCAAGATAGAGAAGGAAACACAAAGTTACTAGGAGATTATCCTTGGTC GGATTTCCAGGCCATGGTGCGAAAGATGTTTATTTGTCCAATAGGAGCTGATTACCTGGCTGACAGAAGCTTCTGA
- the LOC107767241 gene encoding auxin response factor 23 isoform X2: protein MMAYARVEALLEAQTLHTIKWNRLPRRARYPWEMMIKVEIVACIGNYGLLVLVHWLLFQAVVIWSSIILKVTLNSQMQIEACMNEDGLMPMPAYNVPYKILCRVVSVRLQLGTREPILAERSPLFSRAKTDVHTYSKKLTPSDVNTHGGLSIPKQLADECFPPLNNDQDFPAQDLVAKDLNGLEWKFRHVYRGQSRRHLIRNGWSRFVSAKKLVAGDTLIFVRGKNYELYVAVRRAKKQQTSSSTSILSSHYMQHGMLSNAYHAVSSGTMFTIYYRPWTCPAAFIIPYNQYMKASEIDYEVGMTFNMPFESHELDCGRTVCPIFSGTIVDVKDFDPIRWPGSDWRCLKVKWNHAKLMPVRPERVSPWSIVAIGITKRKRRSFSSYPSKAQPLDPANPFGVKDCLMKSSVEHSPPWNSRVLQGQEKAVNAYEENAFRRPHDLRQPPQRKLRWRRGQVRLENQQHNHILDPWLDFIGKEVHGTSPSSNGFSNLQSSKIPSFASESLSIPKIVDYRNSNSKGNVESDVMGSQPTGGSKLKLFGVDILNGPESPSQHGSKLTHFGSFPAASKTVNFLEQSKSTSGNSDTQCSRSCTKVLKYGCALGRSIDMSRVKGYGELISELDKLFGFEGSLLDGSKDWHVTYQDREGNTKLLGDYPWSDFQAMVRKMFICPIGADYLADRSF, encoded by the exons ATGATGGCATACGCTCGAGTGGAAGCGTTACTTGAAGCTCAGACATTGCATACAATCAAGTGGAACCGTCTTCCAAGGCGGGCCAGGTACCCATGGGAAATGATGATAAAG GTAGAAATAGTGGCTTGCATAGGGAACTATGGCTTGCTTGTTCTGGTCCACTGGTTATTGTTCCAAGCAGTGGTGATATGGTCTTCTATTATCCTCAAGGTCACATTGAACAG CCAAATGCAGATTGAGGCTTGCATGAATGAAGATGGACTTATGCCAATGCCAGCATACAATGTACCATATAAAATTCTTTGTAGGGTTGTTTCTGTCAGGCTACAG CTAGGGACGAGGGAGCCAATTTTGGCAGAACGCTCTCCTTTATTTTCGCGTGCTAAAACTGATGTGCATACATATAGCAAGAAACTCACTCCATCTGATGTAAACACGCATGGTGGACTCTCCATTCCAAAGCAACTGGCGGATGAATGCTTTCCGCCACTG AATAATGATCAGGATTTCCCAGCACAGGATTTAGTTGCAAAGGATCTGAATGGTTTAGAATGGAAGTTCCGCCATGTTTATCGAG GTCAGTCAAGGCGTCACCTCATAAGAAAcggttggagtaggtttgtaagtGCGAAGAAGCTTGTTGCAGGGGATACCCTTATATTTGTCAG AGGaaaaaattatgaattatatgttGCTGTTCGCCGTGCAAAAAAACAACAAACCAGCTCATCAACATCTATCTTATCAAGCCACTACATGCAACACGGCATGTTGTCTAATGCCTACCATGCTGTTTCCTCTGGGACAATGTTCACCATTTACTACCGCCCTTG GACTTGTCCTGCTGCGTTCATAATTCCTTACAATCAATATATGAAGGCCTCTGAAATCGATTATGAGGTTGGGATGACTTTCAACATGCCATTTGAAAGCCACGAACTAGACTGCGGCAGAACAGTATGCCCAAT ATTTTCAGGTACCATTGTTGATGTTAAAGATTTTGACCCCATTAGATGGCCTGGTTCAGATTGGAGGTGTCTCAAA GTGAAATGGAATCATGCAAAACTAATGCCAGTTCGTCCAGAAAGGGTATCTCCTTGGAGCATTGTAGCCATAGgaataaccaaaagaaaaaggaGGTCTTTTTCTTCCTATCCCAGCAAAGCACAGCCTCTTGATCCAGCAAATCCATTCGGTGTCAAGGACT gcttgaTGAAGAGTTCAGTTGAGCATTCACCTCCGTGGAACTCTAGGGTCTTGCAAGGTCAAGAAAAAGCTGTAAATGCTTATGAAGAGAATGCCTTCAGACGACCTCATGATTTGCGTCAACCACCACAGCGAAAACTTAGATGGAGGCGAGGACAAGTTAGATTGGAGAATCAGCAGCATAACCATATTCTTGATCCGTGGTTAGACTTTATTGGAAAGGAAGTTCATGGCACAAGTCCTTCCAGTAATGGATTTTCCAATTTACAGTCTTCAAAAATACCATCCTTTGCAAGTGAATCTTTGTCTATTCCAAAGATTGTCGATTACAGAAATTCAAATTCTAAAGGTAATGTCGAATCAGATGTTATGGGGAGCCAACCCACTGGTGGAAGCAAATTAAAGCTATTTGGAGTGGATATACTAAATGGTCCTGAGTCCCCTTCCCAACATGGAAGTAAACTTACACATTTTGGTTCTTTTCCAGCAGCTTCTAAGACCGTTAATTTTCTGGAACAGAGTAAAAGCACTTCTGGCAATTCAGACACCCAATGCAGTCGCAGTTGCACAAAG GTACTCAAGTATGGATGTGCTCTTGGAAGATCTATTGACATGTCACGTGTAAAGGGGTATGGGGAACTCATTTCTGAACTCGACAAGCTGTTTGGATTTGAAGGGTCTCTTCTGGATGGTAGCAAGGATTGGCATGTAACCTATCAAGATAGAGAAGGAAACACAAAGTTACTAGGAGATTATCCTTGGTC GGATTTCCAGGCCATGGTGCGAAAGATGTTTATTTGTCCAATAGGAGCTGATTACCTGGCTGACAGAAGCTTCTGA
- the LOC107767241 gene encoding auxin response factor 2 isoform X1 yields MMAYARVEALLEAQTLHTIKWNRLPRRARYPWEMMIKVEIVACIGNYGLLVLVHWLLFQAVVIWSSIILKVTLNSQMQIEACMNEDGLMPMPAYNVPYKILCRVVSVRLQAEANTDEVFAEITLLPHLGTREPILAERSPLFSRAKTDVHTYSKKLTPSDVNTHGGLSIPKQLADECFPPLNNDQDFPAQDLVAKDLNGLEWKFRHVYRGQSRRHLIRNGWSRFVSAKKLVAGDTLIFVRGKNYELYVAVRRAKKQQTSSSTSILSSHYMQHGMLSNAYHAVSSGTMFTIYYRPWTCPAAFIIPYNQYMKASEIDYEVGMTFNMPFESHELDCGRTVCPIFSGTIVDVKDFDPIRWPGSDWRCLKVKWNHAKLMPVRPERVSPWSIVAIGITKRKRRSFSSYPSKAQPLDPANPFGVKDCLMKSSVEHSPPWNSRVLQGQEKAVNAYEENAFRRPHDLRQPPQRKLRWRRGQVRLENQQHNHILDPWLDFIGKEVHGTSPSSNGFSNLQSSKIPSFASESLSIPKIVDYRNSNSKGNVESDVMGSQPTGGSKLKLFGVDILNGPESPSQHGSKLTHFGSFPAASKTVNFLEQSKSTSGNSDTQCSRSCTKVLKYGCALGRSIDMSRVKGYGELISELDKLFGFEGSLLDGSKDWHVTYQDREGNTKLLGDYPWSDFQAMVRKMFICPIGADYLADRSF; encoded by the exons ATGATGGCATACGCTCGAGTGGAAGCGTTACTTGAAGCTCAGACATTGCATACAATCAAGTGGAACCGTCTTCCAAGGCGGGCCAGGTACCCATGGGAAATGATGATAAAG GTAGAAATAGTGGCTTGCATAGGGAACTATGGCTTGCTTGTTCTGGTCCACTGGTTATTGTTCCAAGCAGTGGTGATATGGTCTTCTATTATCCTCAAGGTCACATTGAACAG CCAAATGCAGATTGAGGCTTGCATGAATGAAGATGGACTTATGCCAATGCCAGCATACAATGTACCATATAAAATTCTTTGTAGGGTTGTTTCTGTCAGGCTACAG GCTGAGGCCAATACAGATGAAGTGTTTGCAGAAATTACTTTGCTTCCTCAT CTAGGGACGAGGGAGCCAATTTTGGCAGAACGCTCTCCTTTATTTTCGCGTGCTAAAACTGATGTGCATACATATAGCAAGAAACTCACTCCATCTGATGTAAACACGCATGGTGGACTCTCCATTCCAAAGCAACTGGCGGATGAATGCTTTCCGCCACTG AATAATGATCAGGATTTCCCAGCACAGGATTTAGTTGCAAAGGATCTGAATGGTTTAGAATGGAAGTTCCGCCATGTTTATCGAG GTCAGTCAAGGCGTCACCTCATAAGAAAcggttggagtaggtttgtaagtGCGAAGAAGCTTGTTGCAGGGGATACCCTTATATTTGTCAG AGGaaaaaattatgaattatatgttGCTGTTCGCCGTGCAAAAAAACAACAAACCAGCTCATCAACATCTATCTTATCAAGCCACTACATGCAACACGGCATGTTGTCTAATGCCTACCATGCTGTTTCCTCTGGGACAATGTTCACCATTTACTACCGCCCTTG GACTTGTCCTGCTGCGTTCATAATTCCTTACAATCAATATATGAAGGCCTCTGAAATCGATTATGAGGTTGGGATGACTTTCAACATGCCATTTGAAAGCCACGAACTAGACTGCGGCAGAACAGTATGCCCAAT ATTTTCAGGTACCATTGTTGATGTTAAAGATTTTGACCCCATTAGATGGCCTGGTTCAGATTGGAGGTGTCTCAAA GTGAAATGGAATCATGCAAAACTAATGCCAGTTCGTCCAGAAAGGGTATCTCCTTGGAGCATTGTAGCCATAGgaataaccaaaagaaaaaggaGGTCTTTTTCTTCCTATCCCAGCAAAGCACAGCCTCTTGATCCAGCAAATCCATTCGGTGTCAAGGACT gcttgaTGAAGAGTTCAGTTGAGCATTCACCTCCGTGGAACTCTAGGGTCTTGCAAGGTCAAGAAAAAGCTGTAAATGCTTATGAAGAGAATGCCTTCAGACGACCTCATGATTTGCGTCAACCACCACAGCGAAAACTTAGATGGAGGCGAGGACAAGTTAGATTGGAGAATCAGCAGCATAACCATATTCTTGATCCGTGGTTAGACTTTATTGGAAAGGAAGTTCATGGCACAAGTCCTTCCAGTAATGGATTTTCCAATTTACAGTCTTCAAAAATACCATCCTTTGCAAGTGAATCTTTGTCTATTCCAAAGATTGTCGATTACAGAAATTCAAATTCTAAAGGTAATGTCGAATCAGATGTTATGGGGAGCCAACCCACTGGTGGAAGCAAATTAAAGCTATTTGGAGTGGATATACTAAATGGTCCTGAGTCCCCTTCCCAACATGGAAGTAAACTTACACATTTTGGTTCTTTTCCAGCAGCTTCTAAGACCGTTAATTTTCTGGAACAGAGTAAAAGCACTTCTGGCAATTCAGACACCCAATGCAGTCGCAGTTGCACAAAG GTACTCAAGTATGGATGTGCTCTTGGAAGATCTATTGACATGTCACGTGTAAAGGGGTATGGGGAACTCATTTCTGAACTCGACAAGCTGTTTGGATTTGAAGGGTCTCTTCTGGATGGTAGCAAGGATTGGCATGTAACCTATCAAGATAGAGAAGGAAACACAAAGTTACTAGGAGATTATCCTTGGTC GGATTTCCAGGCCATGGTGCGAAAGATGTTTATTTGTCCAATAGGAGCTGATTACCTGGCTGACAGAAGCTTCTGA
- the LOC107767241 gene encoding auxin response factor 2 isoform X4: MMAYARVEALLEAQTLHTIKWNRLPRRARYPWEMMIKVEIVACIGNYGLLVLVHWLLFQAVVIWSSIILKVTLNSQMQIEACMNEDGLMPMPAYNVPYKILCRVVSVRLQAEANTDEVFAEITLLPHLGTREPILAERSPLFSRAKTDVHTYSKKLTPSDVNTHGGLSIPKQLADECFPPLNNDQDFPAQDLVAKDLNGLEWKFRHVYRGQSRRHLIRNGWSRFVSAKKLVAGDTLIFVRGKNYELYVAVRRAKKQQTSSSTSILSSHYMQHGMLSNAYHAVSSGTMFTIYYRPWTCPAAFIIPYNQYMKASEIDYEVGMTFNMPFESHELDCGRTVCPIFSGTIVDVKDFDPIRWPGSDWRCLKVKWNHAKLMPVRPERVSPWSIVAIGITKRKRRSFSSYPSKAQPLDPANPFGVKDCLMKSSVEHSPPWNSRVLQGQEKAVNAYEENAFRRPHDLRQPPQRKLRWRRGQVRLENQQHNHILDPWLDFIGKEVHGTSPSSNGFSNLQSSKIPSFASESLSIPKIVDYRNSNSKAASKTVNFLEQSKSTSGNSDTQCSRSCTKVLKYGCALGRSIDMSRVKGYGELISELDKLFGFEGSLLDGSKDWHVTYQDREGNTKLLGDYPWSDFQAMVRKMFICPIGADYLADRSF; the protein is encoded by the exons ATGATGGCATACGCTCGAGTGGAAGCGTTACTTGAAGCTCAGACATTGCATACAATCAAGTGGAACCGTCTTCCAAGGCGGGCCAGGTACCCATGGGAAATGATGATAAAG GTAGAAATAGTGGCTTGCATAGGGAACTATGGCTTGCTTGTTCTGGTCCACTGGTTATTGTTCCAAGCAGTGGTGATATGGTCTTCTATTATCCTCAAGGTCACATTGAACAG CCAAATGCAGATTGAGGCTTGCATGAATGAAGATGGACTTATGCCAATGCCAGCATACAATGTACCATATAAAATTCTTTGTAGGGTTGTTTCTGTCAGGCTACAG GCTGAGGCCAATACAGATGAAGTGTTTGCAGAAATTACTTTGCTTCCTCAT CTAGGGACGAGGGAGCCAATTTTGGCAGAACGCTCTCCTTTATTTTCGCGTGCTAAAACTGATGTGCATACATATAGCAAGAAACTCACTCCATCTGATGTAAACACGCATGGTGGACTCTCCATTCCAAAGCAACTGGCGGATGAATGCTTTCCGCCACTG AATAATGATCAGGATTTCCCAGCACAGGATTTAGTTGCAAAGGATCTGAATGGTTTAGAATGGAAGTTCCGCCATGTTTATCGAG GTCAGTCAAGGCGTCACCTCATAAGAAAcggttggagtaggtttgtaagtGCGAAGAAGCTTGTTGCAGGGGATACCCTTATATTTGTCAG AGGaaaaaattatgaattatatgttGCTGTTCGCCGTGCAAAAAAACAACAAACCAGCTCATCAACATCTATCTTATCAAGCCACTACATGCAACACGGCATGTTGTCTAATGCCTACCATGCTGTTTCCTCTGGGACAATGTTCACCATTTACTACCGCCCTTG GACTTGTCCTGCTGCGTTCATAATTCCTTACAATCAATATATGAAGGCCTCTGAAATCGATTATGAGGTTGGGATGACTTTCAACATGCCATTTGAAAGCCACGAACTAGACTGCGGCAGAACAGTATGCCCAAT ATTTTCAGGTACCATTGTTGATGTTAAAGATTTTGACCCCATTAGATGGCCTGGTTCAGATTGGAGGTGTCTCAAA GTGAAATGGAATCATGCAAAACTAATGCCAGTTCGTCCAGAAAGGGTATCTCCTTGGAGCATTGTAGCCATAGgaataaccaaaagaaaaaggaGGTCTTTTTCTTCCTATCCCAGCAAAGCACAGCCTCTTGATCCAGCAAATCCATTCGGTGTCAAGGACT gcttgaTGAAGAGTTCAGTTGAGCATTCACCTCCGTGGAACTCTAGGGTCTTGCAAGGTCAAGAAAAAGCTGTAAATGCTTATGAAGAGAATGCCTTCAGACGACCTCATGATTTGCGTCAACCACCACAGCGAAAACTTAGATGGAGGCGAGGACAAGTTAGATTGGAGAATCAGCAGCATAACCATATTCTTGATCCGTGGTTAGACTTTATTGGAAAGGAAGTTCATGGCACAAGTCCTTCCAGTAATGGATTTTCCAATTTACAGTCTTCAAAAATACCATCCTTTGCAAGTGAATCTTTGTCTATTCCAAAGATTGTCGATTACAGAAATTCAAATTCTAAAG CAGCTTCTAAGACCGTTAATTTTCTGGAACAGAGTAAAAGCACTTCTGGCAATTCAGACACCCAATGCAGTCGCAGTTGCACAAAG GTACTCAAGTATGGATGTGCTCTTGGAAGATCTATTGACATGTCACGTGTAAAGGGGTATGGGGAACTCATTTCTGAACTCGACAAGCTGTTTGGATTTGAAGGGTCTCTTCTGGATGGTAGCAAGGATTGGCATGTAACCTATCAAGATAGAGAAGGAAACACAAAGTTACTAGGAGATTATCCTTGGTC GGATTTCCAGGCCATGGTGCGAAAGATGTTTATTTGTCCAATAGGAGCTGATTACCTGGCTGACAGAAGCTTCTGA
- the LOC107767241 gene encoding auxin response factor 2 isoform X6, with protein MGNDDKGRNSGLHRELWLACSGPLVIVPSSGDMVFYYPQGHIEQIEACMNEDGLMPMPAYNVPYKILCRVVSVRLQLGTREPILAERSPLFSRAKTDVHTYSKKLTPSDVNTHGGLSIPKQLADECFPPLNNDQDFPAQDLVAKDLNGLEWKFRHVYRGQSRRHLIRNGWSRFVSAKKLVAGDTLIFVRGKNYELYVAVRRAKKQQTSSSTSILSSHYMQHGMLSNAYHAVSSGTMFTIYYRPWTCPAAFIIPYNQYMKASEIDYEVGMTFNMPFESHELDCGRTVCPIFSGTIVDVKDFDPIRWPGSDWRCLKVKWNHAKLMPVRPERVSPWSIVAIGITKRKRRSFSSYPSKAQPLDPANPFGVKDCLMKSSVEHSPPWNSRVLQGQEKAVNAYEENAFRRPHDLRQPPQRKLRWRRGQVRLENQQHNHILDPWLDFIGKEVHGTSPSSNGFSNLQSSKIPSFASESLSIPKIVDYRNSNSKGNVESDVMGSQPTGGSKLKLFGVDILNGPESPSQHGSKLTHFGSFPAASKTVNFLEQSKSTSGNSDTQCSRSCTKVLKYGCALGRSIDMSRVKGYGELISELDKLFGFEGSLLDGSKDWHVTYQDREGNTKLLGDYPWSDFQAMVRKMFICPIGADYLADRSF; from the exons ATGGGAAATGATGATAAAG GTAGAAATAGTGGCTTGCATAGGGAACTATGGCTTGCTTGTTCTGGTCCACTGGTTATTGTTCCAAGCAGTGGTGATATGGTCTTCTATTATCCTCAAGGTCACATTGAACAG ATTGAGGCTTGCATGAATGAAGATGGACTTATGCCAATGCCAGCATACAATGTACCATATAAAATTCTTTGTAGGGTTGTTTCTGTCAGGCTACAG CTAGGGACGAGGGAGCCAATTTTGGCAGAACGCTCTCCTTTATTTTCGCGTGCTAAAACTGATGTGCATACATATAGCAAGAAACTCACTCCATCTGATGTAAACACGCATGGTGGACTCTCCATTCCAAAGCAACTGGCGGATGAATGCTTTCCGCCACTG AATAATGATCAGGATTTCCCAGCACAGGATTTAGTTGCAAAGGATCTGAATGGTTTAGAATGGAAGTTCCGCCATGTTTATCGAG GTCAGTCAAGGCGTCACCTCATAAGAAAcggttggagtaggtttgtaagtGCGAAGAAGCTTGTTGCAGGGGATACCCTTATATTTGTCAG AGGaaaaaattatgaattatatgttGCTGTTCGCCGTGCAAAAAAACAACAAACCAGCTCATCAACATCTATCTTATCAAGCCACTACATGCAACACGGCATGTTGTCTAATGCCTACCATGCTGTTTCCTCTGGGACAATGTTCACCATTTACTACCGCCCTTG GACTTGTCCTGCTGCGTTCATAATTCCTTACAATCAATATATGAAGGCCTCTGAAATCGATTATGAGGTTGGGATGACTTTCAACATGCCATTTGAAAGCCACGAACTAGACTGCGGCAGAACAGTATGCCCAAT ATTTTCAGGTACCATTGTTGATGTTAAAGATTTTGACCCCATTAGATGGCCTGGTTCAGATTGGAGGTGTCTCAAA GTGAAATGGAATCATGCAAAACTAATGCCAGTTCGTCCAGAAAGGGTATCTCCTTGGAGCATTGTAGCCATAGgaataaccaaaagaaaaaggaGGTCTTTTTCTTCCTATCCCAGCAAAGCACAGCCTCTTGATCCAGCAAATCCATTCGGTGTCAAGGACT gcttgaTGAAGAGTTCAGTTGAGCATTCACCTCCGTGGAACTCTAGGGTCTTGCAAGGTCAAGAAAAAGCTGTAAATGCTTATGAAGAGAATGCCTTCAGACGACCTCATGATTTGCGTCAACCACCACAGCGAAAACTTAGATGGAGGCGAGGACAAGTTAGATTGGAGAATCAGCAGCATAACCATATTCTTGATCCGTGGTTAGACTTTATTGGAAAGGAAGTTCATGGCACAAGTCCTTCCAGTAATGGATTTTCCAATTTACAGTCTTCAAAAATACCATCCTTTGCAAGTGAATCTTTGTCTATTCCAAAGATTGTCGATTACAGAAATTCAAATTCTAAAGGTAATGTCGAATCAGATGTTATGGGGAGCCAACCCACTGGTGGAAGCAAATTAAAGCTATTTGGAGTGGATATACTAAATGGTCCTGAGTCCCCTTCCCAACATGGAAGTAAACTTACACATTTTGGTTCTTTTCCAGCAGCTTCTAAGACCGTTAATTTTCTGGAACAGAGTAAAAGCACTTCTGGCAATTCAGACACCCAATGCAGTCGCAGTTGCACAAAG GTACTCAAGTATGGATGTGCTCTTGGAAGATCTATTGACATGTCACGTGTAAAGGGGTATGGGGAACTCATTTCTGAACTCGACAAGCTGTTTGGATTTGAAGGGTCTCTTCTGGATGGTAGCAAGGATTGGCATGTAACCTATCAAGATAGAGAAGGAAACACAAAGTTACTAGGAGATTATCCTTGGTC GGATTTCCAGGCCATGGTGCGAAAGATGTTTATTTGTCCAATAGGAGCTGATTACCTGGCTGACAGAAGCTTCTGA